The sequence CTTCAGTATAGTTACAAAGTTCAGCATCTTCATTTTTGTTAAAGTATCATAAATGGGAGAGAAGCATTCTGAAACATAACGTGTATACTATTTCTGTCTAAATTTTACAATGCAGCAATAATGTGAAATGTTCACTTTTTCCTATTGTCTCCAGTTGGAATGTCTCTGCATTCATTTTATTCTTCTAATATAGATTCTGGATTTTGGGCTGGCAAGGCATACAGACAGTGAAATGACAGGCTATGTGGTTACTAGATGGTACAGAGCCCCGGAGGTCATACTTAATTGGATGCATTATACTCAAACAGGtaatgtgtatgtgtgggtgCTAGGATCAACATCCTCTCTCTGAACAATCTTAGCAGCTCCCACGTATGAACTGAATTAAGTAATATATAACCATATCTTTGTTTCTCAGGGGGAAATGAAAAATGGTGGTGAGAATATGTGAAAATTAGGggtgtcgattaatcacagttaactcacatgattaactcaaaaattaatcacgattaaaaaaattaatcacaattaatcgcactgttaaacaatagaataccaattgaaatttattaaatatttttggatgtttttctatattttcaaatatatcgatttcaattacaacacagaatacaaagtgtacagtgctcacttgatattatttttattacaaatatttgcactgtaaaaatgataaacaaaagaaatagtatttttcaattcacctcatacaagtactatagtgcaatctctttatcatgaaagtgcaacttacaaatgtagggagttttgttacataactgcacgcaaaaacaaaacaatgtaaaactttagagcctacaagtccactcagtcctacttcctgttcagccaattgtgaagagaaacaagtttgtttacatttaagggagataatgctgaccacttcttaattacaatgtcatctgaaagtgagaacagcgtttgcatggcactcttgtagctggcatcacaagatatttatgtgccagatgtgctaaagattcatgtgcctcttcatgcttcggccatcgttccagaggacatgcttccatgctgatgacgcttgttaaaaaaataatgcattaattaaatttgtgactgaactccttaggggagaattgtatgtctcctgctctgttttacccacattcggccatatatttcatgttatagcaggctctgatgatgacccagcacatgttgttagttttaagaacactttcactgcaactTTGACAAAATGTAAtcaagataccaatgtgaaatttctaaaaatagctatagcatttgacccaagatttaagaatctgaagtgccttccaaaatctgaccgggatgaggtatggagcacgctttcagaagtcttaaaagagcaatattcTGGTGTGGAAATACAgcacctgaaccaccaaaaagaaaatcagtcttcttctggtggcatctgtctcagatgatgaaaatgaacatgcgtcagtccacactgctttggctcgttatcgagcagaactcctcatcagcatggacgcatgtcctctggaatggtggttgaagcatcaagggacatatgaatctttagcgcatctggcatgtaaatattttgtgatGTCGGCTACAACAGTatcatgtgaatgcctgttctcactttcaggtgacattggaaacaagaagcaggcagcattatcttctgcaaatgtaaacaaacttgtttgtctgagtgattggctgaacaagaagtaggactgattggacttgtaggctctaaagttttacattgttttatttttgaatgcaggttttttgtacataattctacatttgtaagttcaactttcatgataaagagattgcaccacagtacttgtattaggtgaattgaaaaatactatttattttgtttttcacagtgcaaatatttgtaataaaaaataaatataaagtgagcactgtacactttgtattctgtgttgtaattgaaatcaatatatttgaaaatgtagaaaacatccaaaatatttaaataaacggtattctattattgtttaacagcgtgattaatcgcgattaatttttttaatcgcttgacagccctagtgaaaATGTAAAACAGTAACGTAATTAAGAGCAAGTTCCCTGCAGTTAAAAAATTTGGGTAATCCTTTGTTATTGTCAGTCTTCAGAAATTAaactccagtgtagacagagaaAAAGGTCAATCTGGGTTTGGACGTAGATGGTAGCGAGCTCTACTCTTTCTACATGCTGTAATCCTTCTGCAGGATGTTGCAGACTGTACCCTAACTCCAACTGGAAGGGCAAACCATTCAGCAAAGAAGGGGTACTAAAGAAGCATGAAGGTAGCTGTAGTCCCTTCCTAAATGactggaagaattacttcctaTATGCATCAGCTTAATATTGACAAGCTACCCTCTCCCTGTATCCTGGTCACGAACACCAGTTACCTTATTGCAACTTGCTTTTGGTAGACATTTATTTTCTGTATAAAGGATCAACTATATTAATATGCTTCTTTAAAAAAGTGTAATAAACTGAAACTGTATTTTAACCATACATTTGTGAGGGGATTCAAAAATATAATTCGGCAATTTAatgttactgatttttttttttatttcagttgacATCTGGTCAGTGGGCTGTATTATGGCAGAAATGATAACAGGGAGGCCACTGTTCAAAGGAAATGATCGTATCCTTTCATGATGAATTCCTGGCAGTAAGATATGAAAAGTGTGTCGGTATTTGTGTGTCACAATAAGTTGGTTTCATAATGGATATAGATTTAAAACAATGGTCAGTTAATTCTCGCCCTCACCAAATTTCACCTGTCTTTAAACCTTGGGCAAATTACTGGATGTTTGTGCcttagtttacccatctgtaaattaGAACTATTATTACTGAGCTACTTCACTAGAGAAATATGAGCATTGAATCATTAATGTTACAAAGCACTCTCAGATCCTCAGGTGGAAGGTTCTATGCACAAAAAAAGGGCAAAATCTTCAATAGCAGGCACCCCAGTTCAGGAGTGTGCACACACAAACCTGGTGCTGTGTGAACACCCAACCGTACAGGTACATACAGAGCACAGTTTAGATATGTACCTCGAGTTGGGTGCCCACACTTCTCAAGATTTTATCCAGAATTGTTAGGATCTGGTTAGGAAGGTTCTCCATATTTGAAATAGAGTTGTATCATTCATTGCTGAGAACTTAAAACTTaaatcaacttaaaaaaaattaaaaatcccacTTCAGTCTAGACATTTTTGATGtactattgttacaagtaacTCTGAAAATTAATATCGCTCACCAGGAATTAGAGGGGGAAATtgtctaatttttttctgtttgttttgttttagagggCTTGTGTATAACCAGTTTCACTCTTTCCCTTGGATATGTATTCATTAAGGCCCTGGTTCTGCCAGCAGTTaccacacatgcttaaagttaagcataagaTTTTGGGGCTTCAGTATGTTTCTGTTTTGCTTGTTTGTGTCCTATTCTTCCCTTATTATGTGagaaaaacacttcaaaataGAAGAATGGGGATTGCAAAACCACAAAAATGAGACAACGGGACTAGGGCTGCTGCAGTACCTGAAACTATTTTTaccacaattttttaaattaattagatTCAAGTATGTGTCCTTTGTTAACAACGAAATACAAAAATATCTTTTCCTGCTGGCCTAAGGGCAGCAGTTAACTAACCCAGTATTATTTCTGAAGCTGTGCTGGCCTTGAGGATACTTATGTAATGTTTATGCATGCACAAGGAAACAAGTGAGTCACAATTTCAAGCTGCACCAGAAATTCAGGAGTGGGAAAACCAGTATTTTAATAATCTTAGGAGATGAATATTGCAGAATGTATTGGGTGAAGTTCTACAGTCTATggtatgcaggaagtcagactagttaatcataatggtcccctctgaccttaaaatctgtgaacctGTGTTAGCAGTTGCAAGGAGAACACAATCTTGTTCCAGTCCTTTTCAGCAAAGCAAGAAATATAATTTTGAGTTCTTTTGTTTTAGTTCCATAAATAAATTCTGTTGCAAATTTGAtaccaaataatttttttaacatcatTTGTAAAAGCTTTTTAGCTTCATCCATCATCTCCCTCTGACTCTACAGGCATTTGAATGTGTGATCTTCATGTATTTGGAGCTCTGCAATAACAATAGGCAAAGAGGTGCAACGCCTGACAAGAACTGCTTTCTATGGCATCAGCCCCTGGAAATCTGGAATCCCTGGAAAAGATAATGCCGGTACTGACTAAGCTATACTTCCTTAGGAGACATAAGATCAGGGACTACTCGCCTTATTCCACCCAGGTTGTCTCAGGAAATCTCAGGGTTTGGAATGAAGCAAGGGGGGGAAAGACTTTAAAAAAGCTACAAAAACATTTCATGGAATAtttgtcaaaatttcaaattttcaaaaaatttcaaccagctgtagtcAGGAAGCTACCTATGATGATAATCAGCTGGTTACCTCAGTTTCGAGGATGATGTCAACAATCATAGTTTGTACTAATGGGTCTTTGTGTGACTCTATAGACCAATTCAGGAAGAACAACATTTACCACGCTGGCCACAGAACCATTTGCTTAATTGTGTTGATTGAGCTGCACATTGTTTCTATGCCTGGCACTGTGTTTCCAGCTGCTCCCATGATTCTTCTCAAAGTCGTGGCCACCCACCCTTACGATGTGGCACCAGACAATATGATCAATCGCCAGTTGCTCAAAAGACGAGTAAGGAATGTTCATTTTGCACAGTTTTTGTTTCAGTGTCTTTGAAGAGTTTTATCTGCCCTCAATGCTTACAATTGCCAAAACATAATTCAGAATATAAGATTTGTTTTGATAGATGGGTCTCAGGCTGGCCATGTAATTCAAATGCCCATCTCAATTGGGTGTGGATCACATGAGCCTTGATGCCAACTGAACCAGCTTGCACCAGGACTTCCATGTTTGAAACCCAGTCCTGCCATTTCATGTGCAGCAATCATCATAGGTGATGCAAATGGCAATTGGCAAGGTTTTTAATGTGTCGTCAATAACAGGTCCATGTTTCGCACGCATAGAGCAATGTCATGAGGACAACAGCATTATAGACTTTGATTTTTGTCTGCAGACAGATTCCATGTTGCTTTCAGATTTGGTGATAGAGGCGATCATATGTAGTGCTGGCTTTCTTAATTCGCACATCCACTTCATGATTGACTATAGCTCTGTTGTTCAATATGCTGCCAAGATATGTAAACTGTTTGACAGCTTGCAGCATAAAACTTTCCAACCTTATTGATGGGTCTTGGTAAAGTTGTTGAGGAGCTGGCAAGTATATAATCTCGGTTTTCGTTCAGCTGATGGTGAGGCCAAAGTTACAAGCTGTTGCAGCAAAGCAGTAAGATGTATAAAATTTGGTGCTGTTTGTGACATTTTTCCTGTAGTAGTCACATGATGAAGATAATGTCAGCAGTGCTCCACTGAGCATGAAAGCTGCACTGTGATTCAGCTAGCATGTTGTCGATGATTTGGCTCAGGAGTGGTTCAAGAGGGTCCGTGCAAGAATCTTGCTGGCCACAGAGAGCAAAGAGATACCTCAGTAGTTATCACAGTCACTGTTTGAGCCTTTACACTTATAAATAGTGACAATGTTGCCATCTTTCAGTTGTTGTGGTATAATTTCTTGAAGCCAGACATGTAAGAAAAATTCAAAGAGCTTGCCGATGAGAAGATTTCCTCTGTGTTTGAAAACCTAAGCTGGAATGACATTATTTAGTGACTCATCAGAAACAGTAGATGAACAAATAAGTAGTCCACTGAAATGTTCACGCCACCATTGGTGGATGGCAGTTCGATCTGTGATGAGAGATTCACCATCAGCACTTGGTAGTGGTGTCAAGACAGATCGGGTAGCCATACACAGCTTTGACTGCCTCATAGAAACCTTTGGAGTCATGTTTATTAGTAAGGGTGTGTGATTCCTCTGCTTTACGGTCAAACCATATATTTTGCATTTGGCAGAGTTTGGATTGGAGTGTACTGCAGGCTGCCCTATATCTGGCCTATTTCAGCTAAGAGCACAGCATGGACTTGTCACCTAGCATCAAGGAGATTCAATAttttatgatcactttcatcAAACCAGTCTGCATGATGGCATTTCGTATGCCCAACACAATTCATGACAGTGTTATCAATTGTGTCATGCAAGGATACCCATTCGGCAGTTACGTCATCACTGATCATTGGAAGGGTTTCTAAAAGAGTAGTTAGCTGTGTTGAAAATTGTTCGGCAATTGACAGATCATTCAGCCAAGCAATATTTACAAGCTTGACTGATGGTTTTTTACACATTTTTGGCCAAATAGTGAGGGAAAGCTTTGATGGAACAAGATAGTGGTCAGTACAACAATTAGCTCTGTGTAATACCCAAGTTATGCGCACATCTTGTAGGTCCCATTGTCAGACCAACACCTAGTCAATCAAATGCCAATGACTTGAGCAAAGGTGCATCCagattgttttatatttgttgGGGAGTCAGAAGATAGTGTTTTTAATATTTCGATGGTGCTCAGCATCTGTCCTTAGCAGAAGTAGGCCATTGCTGTTCATCTTGTTGATGCCATGTTTGCCAAGTATACCATGCCACATAGAGTCATCAAGGCCAACACAAGCATTAAAGTTGCCTAAAACAATCAACTTTTCTTCAGAGGGAGCCAATCGGATCAGGTAATTTAGTTTGaaataaaattcctccttaccctCATCAGAGTTAGTCATTGTTGGTGCATAAGCACTAATCAGTGAAGCATAACATTTGCCTCTTTGGGCAGTCTTTTATCTATGGATATGCTCTCCAAATGAGAGACAAGATTCTTTTTGATTGCAAAGCTTATTCCTGCATTGTATGGCTTATTTTGTGGGCATCCCTTCCAGAAGAAAGTATACCCAGCACTCTCCTCAATCAACCGACCCTCATCAGCAAGTTGCATCTTGCTCAGTGCTGCAATGTCAATACGTATCTTCCAGGCTGTTGAGCAACCAGAGCAGTCTGCCTGACAGGATGATCAGTTTGGTTTGGACAGTGAAGGAGTGTACGGACATTCCATGTCACAACACTGAGACGAAAATGAACTTTTCAAGGCTTATTTGAATTTCGACACATGATGGGCCACCCTCCAGCTGTGATAAGCTGGTCAGGGCAGTTCAAGATGAGCAATTATTAGGGTACCTTTTTGAGCCCCCCTCCTTGTATTGAGGTCCCCTGTGCCGTCCCTGAATAGAGCAGACAAGTCGATCAAAATGCTGCTGGACTACAGCATCACCTCAGGTCAACACAGAGTGACCAAAGTCTTGACCTGCCTGCATGCAGGTTCACGACTATGAGTCCCAGCAATGTCCATCACCTGTCACTTTCCCCATTCTCCCATAACCGCCGGACTTGTTAGACTGTTGAAGGCTGCATGAGAATTTGTTTAAAGTGAACGAATAGTTGCACACTAACTTGCACACACTTTTAGCCAACAAGACCATTTCCAGTAGCAAGGTAAATCGAGACAACTGAGGGACTTGCTTGCTGCAGGTTTATTTCTGGAGTATACACCTCCCGGAAGTCCAACCTCTCCTCCCCATGGCATGGTGGGATGGTGGAAACAGGGCAAGTAGGGGATTGCCCTGTAGGGCGAAGTATGGTGGCGAGCTTTGCTTTCCAGGCTGCTATGGTGGCCATGAAGGCCTACAGGGTTTTACTCCAAAGCACCCTGGCTaatggggctctggctgggaggacTAGGCTTGTTAGCCTGAGTAATTGGGCAACTGCTGTTGGAGAAGGAAACTACCTATACCCCATAGATGGCTAAACCCCAGCTCCAATCACATAATCCATTGCAAATTTCACAAATATAAACTACCGAAGGGGGAGGACGTTATCTGGTCCATAAAGTTGGAATATACTTGACTTTAGGTGTTTCAGTGTCTTCAActtttgcaaaagaaaaacagaaccTTGAGCTGCACAAATGTAAAGTTTCTCATTTCACCTTTATGTTGTGTGTTCCGCTATGATCTCCATTGGCAAGGAAATTGCATAATTTTTGTAGGGCTTTTAATTTTGTCACTGTACAAAGATTTGATTCCTGACGTCTGGTATTCAGATCTGGACCAGCTCACAGAAATAATGAAGATAACAGGCACCCCAACTCAAGATTTTGTTCAGAAACTACAGAGTCAAGATGTGAGTATACTGCTTGGTATTCTGCTAATATTCTGCTTGTTCTCGTTTCACATGCAAGAAAACTTAATGGAAAGCTGTTCTCTGAATCTCATCATAAAAATATTCAAGAATTTTTTTGAAACCTTATTGGTTTAGTTCATTTAGTCAAACACAATCATCAAATAGGTTTGAATTAAGTACGTTGCAATAAGGTAATGGTcgacattttcagaagtgttcattAATTACGGCTACCCAACCTGAGATCCCggagcctgttttttttttttttagaagactTGAGCATCTACAGTTTCAGCTGAGGTCactgagagctgcaggtgctcagcatgtATGAAAATTGAGTTCTCTCTGAAGGTGGTCATCCAAAACTGAAGTGTTTAAAAATGAATGGTCACTTGGAAATACGTATGCCTACGTACTTAAAGTTTCTTACGTATGTGGCACATCAACAGCGCTAGATGATTGGCTGCTACCTTTATTGAGAGCGCACTGACGATACATATAATGTATTTAGAAGAGtgacatttgttcttgtgtttttaaCTTTGCCTTCCCTGGTCCCATGTCCACACTTCTCTAGAGAGTTTAACCCTGTTAAATGCACCTTAACGTTCCTTAAAATACCTGTAAATTTTAAATACGCATTGAATATATCTTAAAAAGAAAGATCTACTTTTCTAGAAACTTGTATCAAcccacagtggggaaaaaataattataactCTGTTGAATGATGCATATATTTCCCAGACTAAATAATATACAGGCTATAATAAACAGTACGAAAGATCAATCATAGGtattgtttctctcctttttcttaaCACTTGCAAACAAGGTGTCGTTCAATCAGTACACAAAGACAACAAGGCCCCAGAATGATCTTAGAATAGAACCCCATTAATGATGTCCATATGCATAGCACGCTCTCACAAAACTCATGAAAATTTACCTAGCAAGCATATTGCTAAATCTTATCAGATAAAAAGGAAGAACTGTTCTAACCAATGTTCATGTTTATTTTAAGGCAAAAAATTATATCAAAAGCCTCCCAAAAGTGCAGAAAAAAGACTTTGCAGCCATCTTGAAGTATGCAAATCCTTTGGGTAAGAAAATATGTTTGGGTTTCTACAATTTGTGGTGTGCTTCAGCAGgcgcagcagctgctgctataaATAAGGTTGCGTTATGGTAATTAAGGTTGGATTCTAACCCCTTGTTTTCCATTGCTCATAACTTTCATCTTaaggactgaaattttccaagacTAGTCCTTGGATAAGCAGGACTTAAAAAGTTAAGCAAAAGTAGTTTATGCTGttggccctgatccagccaatgcttaaatgttttgctggatcagggtctttGTGAATACCAAGAAATCAAATATAGATaatataattttccttttttaaaaaaatgattcttAAAGCCGTATTCTGAATAACTGATAGGGGTTGAAAACTGAAATTTGTCATGAAAATAGTCCTCAGTGAGAAGTATCTCAGGGTTCCAGAGAAAATTGGTTTTGATTTGGTCGTTCTGAAGATAACATACTGAGTAAGCACAgtacattttgaatttttcagtaagctcacacagggcctgatccaaatcccactgaaatacaCGTAAAGATTACCATGGATTTCACTGTGTTTGCATAGCTGAGAAAATCGGTGCTATAGGTATACACGTGGCAGTCTGACTGCACTAGTGGATTGAAAGTGTACTGAACATGTGGACTGGTTCATAATGAAGTGGTTTTTGTATTGAATATCATAATGATATGACTTGACAGCAGCAAAACACTTTgtatctttattttcttcttaaaaCATCAGAtatatatgaaatgaaataacTCATCTTTGTAACCATCTGTAATTCTAAAAAACAACAAAGGCACAACAGCTTTAAAATCCAAGTTGGATTCAGTGGCAATATTTGAATGTCCTGTTTGGCTTGTGTTGAACAGCTGTAAACCTTTTGGAGAAGATGCTGGTGTTAGATGCGGAGAAGAGAATAACGGCAGGAGAAGCTTTAGCACATCCTTATTTTGAACCAATTCATGATCCTGAAGAGGAAACGGAGGCAGAGAAATATGATGACACGTTTGACAATATGGATTTGCCACTGGATGAGTGGAAGCGTAAGTCCATTATGGTGGGGCTAAAAGGGACTAAGCAGAAGGGCTAGCTGAGAAGTAAAAACACTGTTATCTCCTTACAAATGACTTTCCTTGGTCTTGGCAGAACATAGGCATCAGTGGGCTCTAGAAACATAAAATGAGTCAGTGCCCCCATCTCACCTTGTACCTCCACCTAAGGTTGCCCCTGTGCTAGTTCCATATCTCTACAGGGAGccccctccgctccgcctcctccgctCCTCCCAAACCCCCCATGCTTTatctgtttttctccctcccGTCCCTTCTCCATTCCCCATCAAATTTTCTCTTCCTGAGCTCTTTCAATTCACCCTTCTTGGTCCCACCAGGGTTAGCTAAGGTTCTAACAAGCCTTCCCTGACCCATATGGGAAATGCCTTTAGATGACCAGAGATTTTCTTTACAGTGCAGCTATTTATACAatgaatggaaataaaaaattaCTTAGCAGTGAGGTTAAGCAAAGCTAGCTGGTAGATCTGAAGTGGCTTCTGATCTTTATGGAACATTCTGGGTTTTTATCAAACATTCTCACTGTCCAGTGGTGTCTTGAAAGTGGAAAATAATTAGATATATACTGTTTGTAGAACACTATTACAAGGTTTTATTGCTATGTATATGTAACTTTAGCACCctcatggccaagatggagtctgctctgcaggcagctctggccaagagaaggtgcgtgcaggaatgcagcaggaaaaatcccttTCACCCCAGGGgtacctgttccaaacccccagagtgaacacccacacccacaggaaaagtacaatggatataagaaagggaaatatttattgaagagggatgagaggagaaaaacaacaaggggaaatataGGGAGAGCCGTAAAACAGGGTTGCAcccaaaccaaggccccacaggcccagtggtagcacagtctgaaaggacagacaggagcaaagttccagtccatTGGTGAGTCTTGGATGCTTTTGGTCGTCTTCGGCGCCAGTGAACTtttcccaacaaacccctccggtgccccgttctgccgctctctgcaaagctacacagaccacctccccacttaactagctagcagcctccctccttaatcccaatgcagagtcaca is a genomic window of Natator depressus isolate rNatDep1 chromosome 1, rNatDep2.hap1, whole genome shotgun sequence containing:
- the MAPK12 gene encoding mitogen-activated protein kinase 12 isoform X2; protein product: MGGAGALPGPAAGGLRSLRRCLVIGILDVFTPDVILEKFNDFYLVMPFMGTDLSKIMKHEKLTEDRIQFLVYQMLKGLKYIHSSGIIHRDLKPGNLAVNEDCELKILDFGLARHTDSEMTGYVVTRWYRAPEVILNWMHYTQTVDIWSVGCIMAEMITGRPLFKGNDHLDQLTEIMKITGTPTQDFVQKLQSQDAKNYIKSLPKVQKKDFAAILKYANPLAVNLLEKMLVLDAEKRITAGEALAHPYFEPIHDPEEETEAEKYDDTFDNMDLPLDEWKRITYKEVINFKPSPLPESKETAV